From a region of the Castanea sativa cultivar Marrone di Chiusa Pesio chromosome 10, ASM4071231v1 genome:
- the LOC142613603 gene encoding uncharacterized protein LOC142613603 produces the protein MNCLSFSESSYLSLAYSHFMLYILLKLTTQNQIDISMVPKQFPEMAESSLNMQYPSVRLQIQDQYVVMDNGIVQVNLSNPGGTVTGIQYNCIDNLLEVLNNETDRGYWDVVWNFPGRNGTKGYPGNPSKKFKGYLDRLEGTNLTVVVENEEQVELSFTRVWDPSLKGNPVPLTIDKRFVMLRGSSGFYSYAIYEHLAESPAFDLDNTRIALKLRKDKFRYMAIADNRQRFMPLPEDRLPPRGQTLAYPEAVRLVNPVEPEFTGEVDDKYEYSSEAKDIRVHGWVSADPPVGFWQITPSYEFRSAGPSKQFLNSHDGPTSLSVFHSTHYAGEDLIMKFGPNEPWKKVYGPVFMYLNSLTNEEGPNLLWEDAKKQVMNEVQTWPYDFPASVDFPSSDQRGNVSGRLLVHDRYICENPTPGIGSYVGLALPGDVGSWQRECKGYQFWTIANEDGYFSIKNVRTGVYNLYAWVPGVIGDYRYDVVINITSGLCVDVGNLVYEPPRDGPTLWEIGIPDRTAAEFYVPDPNPLCINKLYVNHPDRFRQYGLWERYAELYPDGDLVYTIGNSDYRKDWFFAQVTRKTNNNTYEGTTWQIRFKLDNVDESATYKLRVALATAHSSELQVRINDPMANPLFTSGVIGKDNTIARHGIHGLYWLFEVKVPGTHVVEGNNTIFLTQPLSTSPFQGVMYDYIRLEGPSPSNSSKNP, from the exons ATGAATTGTCTCTCCTTCTCAGAATCATCATATTTGAGTTTAGCTTACAGTCATTTTATGCTTTACATTTTACTCAAACTCACCACCCAAAACCAGATTGATATATCCATGGTCCCAAAGCAGTTCCCGGAGATGGCAGAGAGCAGTCTCAATATGCAATACCCAAGCGTGCGACTACAAATTCAAGATCAATAT GTGGTTATGGATAATGGAATAGTACAAGTTAACCTATCAAATCCAGGAGGAACGGTCACTGGAATACAATATAATTGCATTGACAATTTGCTTGAAGTTCTTAACAACGAAACTGATAGAGG ATACTGGGATGTGGTATGGAACTTTCCTGGAAGAAACGGCACAAAGGGTTACCCTGGTAacccatcaaaaaaatttaagggtTACCTTGATAG GTTGGAAGGGACAAACTTGACGGTAGTTGTGGAAAATGAAGAACAGGTAGAGCTGTCATTCACTAGAGTGTGGGATCCCTCACTTAAGGGCAACCCTGTTCCATTGACTATAGACAAAAG GTTCGTGATGCTTCGTGGTTCCTCGGGATTCTATTCCTATGCCATTTATGAACACTTGGCAGAATCACCAGCTTTCGATTTGGACAATACTAGGATTGCATTAAAGCTTAGGAAAGACAA GTTTCGTTATATGGCTATAGCAGACAACAGGCAAAGATTCATGCCCTTGCCTGAAGACCGCTTACCACCTAGAGGCCAAACCCTGGCCTACCCAGAAGCAGTACGACTTGTCAATCCCGTGGAGCCAGAATTTACAGGAGAG GTGGATGACAAGTACGAATACTCAAGCGAGGCCAAGGATATCAGAGTTCACGGGTGGGTAAGCGCGGACCCACCTGTGGGGTTTTGGCAAATCACACCCAGCTATGAGTTTCGATCTGCTGGACCCTCCAAACAATTCCTTAATTCCCACGACGGTCCAACCAGCCTTTCA GTATTTCATAGCACACACTATGCAGGAGAGGATTTGATAATGAAATTTGGACCTAATGAGCCATGGAAGAAAGTTTACGGCCCCGTTTTTATGTATCTTAATTCTTTGACTAATGAGGAGGGCCCGAATTTGCTCTGGGAGGATGCTAAAAAACAG GTGATGAATGAAGTTCAAACCTGGCCCTATGATTTTCCAGCTTCAGTGGACTTTCCATCATCAGATCAACGGGGTAATGTCAGTGGTCGATTACTAGTCCATGATAG GTATATTTGTGAGAATCCTACACCTGGAATTGGTTCTTATGTTGGATTGGCATTGCCAGGGGATGTTGGATCTTGGCAAAGAGAATGTAAG GGTTACCAATTCTGGACCATAGCTAATGAGGATGGCTATTTCAGTATTAAAAATGTACGTACTGGTGTCTATAATTTGTATGCATGGGTCCCTGGTGTCATCGGTGATTACAGATACGATGTTGTCATTAACATAACCTCAG GTCTTTGCGTTGATGTTGGTAATCTTGTATATGAGCCTCCAAGAGATGGCCCAACATTGTGGGAAATAGGCATCCCAGATCGCACAGCCGCTGAATTCTATGTTCCTGATCCTAACCCTTTGTGTATTAACAAACTTTATGTCAATCATCCTGATAG ATTTAGGCAATATGGATTATGGGAAAGATATGCAGAACTTTATCCTGATGGAGACTTGGTTTACACGATTGGGAATAGTGACTATAGAAAAGATTGGTTCTTTGCTCAAGTTACTAG GAAGACAAATAATAACACGTATGAAGGAACTACATGGCAAATTAGGTTCAAACTTGACAATGTTGATGAGAGTGCAACCTATAAATTACGAGTAGCTCTTGCAACTGCCCATTCTTCCGAATTGCAA gtTCGAATTAATGATCCAATGGCAAATCCTCTATTTACAAGTGGAGTTATTGGCAAGGATAACACAATTGCGAGGCATGGAATTCATGGGCTCTACTGGCTGTTTGAAGTTAAGGTACCAGGAACTCACGTAGTGGAGGGAAATAATACCATTTTTCTAACACAACCATTAAGTACAAGCCCTTTCCAGGGAGTTATGTATGACTACATTCGTTTGGAAGGTCCCTCTCCTTCAAATTCTAGCAAGAATCCTTGA